Proteins from a genomic interval of Neisseria arctica:
- a CDS encoding methionine ABC transporter permease, which produces MADITFAQAVATISGMRGEIIQALWETFIMVGLSTTFAAIFGTLLGVWLFVTANRQLHYSRPINLVLDNLVNLMRAFPFVILMIAMIPATRAIVGSTIGPVAASLVLSVSGLFYFARLVEQNLREVPRGVIEAASSMGATPMTIIRKVLLNEARAGMVSSITVLAIGLLSYSAAAGMIGGGGLGDLAIRYGYYRYQTEVIIFIVAILVLLVVCIQSLGMFIARKLDKR; this is translated from the coding sequence ATGGCCGATATCACTTTTGCACAAGCTGTCGCCACAATCAGCGGGATGCGCGGCGAAATTATCCAAGCCTTGTGGGAAACCTTCATTATGGTCGGTCTTTCCACAACATTTGCCGCTATTTTCGGTACTTTGCTCGGCGTGTGGTTATTTGTCACCGCAAACCGTCAGTTGCATTACAGCCGTCCGATTAATCTGGTGTTGGATAATCTGGTCAATCTGATGAGGGCATTTCCGTTTGTAATTCTTATGATTGCCATGATTCCGGCCACACGCGCTATTGTCGGCAGTACCATTGGCCCTGTAGCGGCCTCGCTGGTGTTAAGCGTATCCGGTTTGTTTTATTTTGCCCGGTTGGTTGAGCAAAACCTGCGCGAAGTACCGCGTGGTGTAATTGAGGCTGCCAGCAGCATGGGGGCGACGCCGATGACGATTATTCGTAAGGTATTGTTGAACGAAGCCCGTGCGGGTATGGTGTCTAGCATTACCGTATTGGCCATCGGCCTGCTGTCATATAGTGCGGCGGCAGGTATGATCGGCGGCGGCGGTTTGGGTGATTTGGCCATTCGTTACGGCTATTACCGTTACCAGACCGAAGTTATTATTTTTATTGTTGCTATTTTGGTGTTATTGGTAGTATGCATCCAAAGTTTGGGCATGTTTATCGCCCGTAAGTTGGATAAGAGATAA
- a CDS encoding methionine ABC transporter ATP-binding protein — translation MIILDNVSKRYQHRDKSWFTAVEPTTLSIEQGEVFGLMGYSGAGKSTLLRLINLLERPDTGKVVVDGQELTALNAADLRRARQNIGMVFQQFNLLSNRTVADNVAFPLEIAGWPSDKIKQRVAECLEIVGLDDRAGHYPSQLSGGQKQRVGIARALAPSPNVILADEPTSALDPATTRSVLECLQDINRRFNVTIVIVTHEMSVIRRLCDRAALLHQGKLLEVVDVRDNRIHAQSEIGRELIQED, via the coding sequence ATGATTATTCTGGACAACGTTTCCAAACGTTACCAACATCGCGACAAATCATGGTTTACTGCTGTAGAGCCGACTACCTTGTCTATCGAGCAGGGTGAAGTATTCGGCTTGATGGGGTATTCGGGAGCCGGCAAATCGACGCTGTTGCGTCTGATTAACCTGCTTGAGCGTCCCGATACCGGAAAAGTGGTGGTGGACGGACAGGAACTTACGGCGCTCAATGCGGCCGATTTGCGTCGTGCGCGCCAAAATATCGGTATGGTGTTCCAGCAGTTCAACTTGTTAAGTAACCGAACCGTGGCCGACAATGTGGCTTTTCCTCTGGAAATTGCAGGTTGGCCTAGTGACAAAATCAAGCAGCGCGTAGCCGAATGTTTGGAAATCGTTGGTTTGGACGATCGTGCCGGTCATTACCCTTCCCAACTGTCGGGCGGGCAAAAGCAGCGTGTGGGCATTGCCCGCGCATTGGCTCCCAGCCCTAATGTGATTTTGGCGGACGAACCTACTTCGGCATTGGATCCCGCTACTACCCGCAGCGTATTGGAATGTTTGCAAGACATTAACCGTCGCTTCAATGTGACGATTGTCATCGTTACCCATGAGATGAGCGTTATCCGTCGCCTGTGCGACCGTGCGGCTTTGTTGCATCAAGGAAAGTTGCTGGAAGTGGTGGATGTACGCGACAATCGGATTCATGCCCAATCTGAAATTGGCCGCGAACTGATTCAGGAGGATTGA
- a CDS encoding metal ABC transporter permease: MNIYELIVSPFVEFDFMRYALASVVFLALSAAPVGVFLVMRRMSLVGDALSHAVLPGAAIGYMFAGLSLPAMSLGGFAAGMLMALLAGLVSRFTNLKEDANFAAFYLSSLAVGVVLVSKSGSSVDLLHLLFGSVLAVDLPALQLVAVVASLTIVTLAVIYRPLLLESIDPLFLKAVGGKGGFWHILFLILVVMNLVAGFQALGTLMSVGLMMLPAITARLWARSMGVLLLLTVGFALLCGFGGLLFSYYIEIPSGPAIILWCGVAYLLSVVFGWESGLLPKWLRRLRHHKV, encoded by the coding sequence ATGAATATTTATGAATTGATTGTTTCCCCTTTTGTAGAATTCGACTTCATGCGCTATGCGCTGGCTTCGGTGGTATTTTTAGCTTTGAGTGCTGCGCCGGTAGGGGTGTTTTTGGTGATGAGGCGCATGAGCTTGGTAGGTGATGCCCTGAGCCATGCCGTTTTACCGGGTGCGGCCATAGGTTATATGTTTGCCGGTCTCAGCCTTCCGGCAATGAGCTTAGGCGGATTTGCAGCCGGTATGCTGATGGCTTTGTTGGCAGGCTTGGTTAGCCGTTTCACTAATTTGAAGGAAGATGCTAACTTTGCCGCATTTTATCTTAGCAGCTTGGCAGTCGGCGTTGTGCTGGTGAGTAAAAGCGGCAGCAGTGTGGATTTACTGCATTTGCTGTTTGGCTCGGTATTGGCGGTAGACTTGCCCGCTTTGCAATTGGTCGCCGTTGTAGCCAGCCTGACAATCGTTACATTGGCAGTGATTTACCGGCCTCTGCTGCTTGAGAGTATTGATCCGCTGTTTTTAAAGGCTGTGGGTGGTAAAGGTGGCTTTTGGCATATCCTGTTTTTGATTTTGGTGGTTATGAATTTGGTAGCGGGCTTTCAGGCATTGGGGACGTTAATGTCTGTCGGATTAATGATGTTGCCTGCGATTACCGCCCGTTTATGGGCAAGAAGTATGGGCGTGCTGCTGTTGTTGACGGTAGGATTTGCTTTGCTGTGCGGGTTTGGTGGGTTGCTGTTTTCGTATTACATTGAAATACCTTCGGGGCCGGCGATTATCTTATGGTGTGGTGTGGCTTATTTATTGTCGGTCGTGTTCGGTTGGGAAAGCGGTTTGTTACCGAAGTGGTTGCGTCGTTTACGCCATCACAAAGTCTGA
- a CDS encoding metal ABC transporter solute-binding protein, Zn/Mn family, translated as MKHWKLGILAALVSFGVQAEPLKVVASFSILGDVAKQIGGERVAVQNIVGADQDAHAYHLTSGDIQKIRSANLVLLNGLGLEKAELQRAVKQSKVAYAEATQGIKPLAAMEEGHHHGDGHDHDHDHGEFDPHVWNDPMLMQRYAANVTAALIKADPEGRAEYRRRFAAYQNELKKLHVDTAKTFAAIPVSKRKVLTGHDSFAYMGKRYNIQFVAPQGVSSEAEPSAKQVAAIIRQIKREGIQAVFAENIKDGRMVERIAKETGVKPSGRLYSDALGKNSNADTYVKMYRSNVQALAAAMK; from the coding sequence ATGAAGCATTGGAAATTGGGCATATTGGCGGCTTTGGTTTCGTTCGGTGTGCAGGCCGAGCCACTGAAAGTAGTGGCCAGCTTTAGTATTTTAGGCGACGTTGCCAAGCAAATCGGTGGTGAGCGGGTGGCAGTACAGAATATAGTCGGCGCGGATCAAGATGCCCATGCCTACCATCTGACCAGTGGTGATATCCAGAAAATACGCAGTGCAAATTTAGTGTTGCTTAATGGTTTGGGTTTGGAAAAAGCCGAATTGCAACGGGCGGTGAAGCAAAGCAAAGTGGCGTATGCTGAAGCTACCCAAGGTATCAAGCCGTTGGCTGCTATGGAAGAAGGGCATCATCACGGAGACGGCCATGATCATGACCACGACCACGGTGAGTTTGATCCTCATGTGTGGAATGATCCTATGCTGATGCAGCGTTATGCGGCGAATGTAACTGCGGCCTTGATAAAGGCCGATCCCGAGGGCAGGGCGGAATACCGCCGCCGTTTTGCCGCATATCAAAACGAATTGAAAAAACTACATGTCGATACTGCCAAAACCTTTGCTGCTATTCCTGTATCTAAGCGTAAGGTGTTGACCGGACATGATTCCTTTGCCTATATGGGCAAGCGTTACAACATACAATTTGTTGCACCGCAAGGGGTGAGCAGCGAAGCAGAACCTTCGGCCAAACAAGTTGCAGCGATTATCCGGCAAATTAAGCGCGAGGGTATTCAGGCTGTATTTGCCGAAAATATCAAAGATGGCCGCATGGTTGAGCGTATTGCAAAAGAAACCGGTGTGAAACCGAGCGGCAGGCTTTATTCGGATGCGCTCGGCAAAAACAGTAATGCCGATACTTACGTCAAAATGTATCGTTCCAATGTACAGGCATTGGCTGCTGCCATGAAATAA